The window GTCCATGCGCCGAATATATTGCTCAACTGCTCTCATCAGCCGGCTTTCGGACCGACCTGCATGGCATTGGACCGCGACGGGCCACCCTGGTGGCCCGTCTTCCCCGCCACAGCGACAAACCTGCATTGTGTTTTACCGGACACCTGGACACAGTCCCGCTGGGCAACATTCCCTGGAGTCGGGATCCGTTTGCCGGAGAGGTGGTTGGGGACCGGCTTTATGGACGCGGCAGCGCCGACATGAAGGGAGGCGTGGCGGCCATGATCTGGGCTGCCATGCGGTTTGCCCGGGAGTCCCATGACACCGGGGATTTGCTGTTGATCCTGACGGCTGATGAGGAGGTTGGTTGCACCGGGGCTCGGCATCTGATGACCGATTTTGCGGCACAGGGCAACGAGCATCTGGAGAATGTCGGCGCCATTGTGGTGGGCGAGCCGACGGCCAACGCCCCCTGGCTGGGGCACAAAGGGGCTCTTTGGCTGGAGCTGGAAGTTTGGGGGGTGGCAGCGCACGGCTCCATGCCCGATCTGGGCGTCAACGCCATATGCAAGGCGGCCCGGGCTGTCGTGGCGCTGGAGCAGTATCGGTTTTCATCTCCCGCGCACCCTTTGCTGGGCAGACCGACCTTGAATGTCGGCACGATTGTGGGTGGCCAGCGTATCAACATCGTTCCGGATCATGCCCTGGTGGGCATCGACATGCGCACGGTGCCCGGAATGAGCCATGATGACCTGTTGGCATCCATCCAGGAGTATTTGGGAGCGGAGGTCATCTTACGCGCTGTGACCGACACCCCCGGCGTGATCACCGATCCGCACCACCCCTGGGTAGGCAAGGTGTTTGCCATCATGGCGGCGTTGCAGGGGGTCCAGCCTGAACCCGGCGCCGCCCCGTTTGTCACCGATGCTTCGGTTTTGACCCCCGCCCTGGGATCCCCTCCCACCATCATTCTCGGCCCCGGCGAACCCGGCATGGCGCACAAGGTTGACGAATATTGTCACGTTGCCAAAATCCGGCAAGCCGCACAGGCCTATCTGGAGATTGCCCGCCAAGGGTGCTGAGGAAGGGTGCTGCGTCGTGACGAATGGCAACCGGAAAGAGTGGCAACCCCACTCCTTCAAGCGCCTCTACGGTTGATCAGTCCCGCCACATACCCCGCACCGAAGCCATTGTCGATATTGACCACTGTCACATTGGCCGCGCAACTGTTCAGCATGCCCAACAAAGCCGAAAGGCCGTGCAACGACGCACCATAACCAACGGAGGTGGGAACGGCAATCACCGGCTTGTCGACCAATCCTCCCACCACCGAGGGCAAGGCCCCCTCCATACCCGCCACGACGACAAACACCCGGGCCGTGCGCAACAGCTCGCCGGCGGCCAACAGACGATGCAAACCGGCCACGCCCACGTCGTGGCAGGTCTCCACCCGCCCTCCCATGAGACGCGCCACCAAGGCAGCCTCTTCGGCAACCGCGATATCGCTGGTTCCGGCGCAAAATACACCGACCAGACCTGTCTCGGCGACAGATCCCTGCCTACGGTACAGACAGTTTGTCCCCATGGCGTGCTCCAGAACAGGAAACTTCTGCCGCAGCCGCCCCATCTGTTGTCGGCTCAAGCGGGTGATCAAAAGATCACTGCCGTGTTCCAACGCTCGTTCCACAATGACCAGCAGGTGCGGCCATTGCTTCCCCTGAGCAAAAATCACTTCGGGAAATCCGTGACGCAACCCGCGATGGGTATCCAAACGCGCCACGATGCCCTCCTCCTGGGTCAGGAGATCGACGGGGAACCGCGCCAACTTGCCCATGGTATCCTCAACCG of the Magnetococcales bacterium genome contains:
- the larB gene encoding nickel pincer cofactor biosynthesis protein LarB, translated to MSPERLKSLLTSLAEGRSTVEDTMGKLARFPVDLLTQEEGIVARLDTHRGLRHGFPEVIFAQGKQWPHLLVIVERALEHGSDLLITRLSRQQMGRLRQKFPVLEHAMGTNCLYRRQGSVAETGLVGVFCAGTSDIAVAEEAALVARLMGGRVETCHDVGVAGLHRLLAAGELLRTARVFVVVAGMEGALPSVVGGLVDKPVIAVPTSVGYGASLHGLSALLGMLNSCAANVTVVNIDNGFGAGYVAGLINRRGA
- a CDS encoding M20 family metallopeptidase; its protein translation is MFDPVNLTQTLLAFQTFNPPGDERPCAEYIAQLLSSAGFRTDLHGIGPRRATLVARLPRHSDKPALCFTGHLDTVPLGNIPWSRDPFAGEVVGDRLYGRGSADMKGGVAAMIWAAMRFARESHDTGDLLLILTADEEVGCTGARHLMTDFAAQGNEHLENVGAIVVGEPTANAPWLGHKGALWLELEVWGVAAHGSMPDLGVNAICKAARAVVALEQYRFSSPAHPLLGRPTLNVGTIVGGQRINIVPDHALVGIDMRTVPGMSHDDLLASIQEYLGAEVILRAVTDTPGVITDPHHPWVGKVFAIMAALQGVQPEPGAAPFVTDASVLTPALGSPPTIILGPGEPGMAHKVDEYCHVAKIRQAAQAYLEIARQGC